CGAGGTCTCGCGCCGCGCCGGGTTCTGGACGTCGGCAACCGGTCGTACCTGGCGCCCTTTCACCCTAGGTCGGCCCGACGAACAGCCGCAGCATTCTGGTCGGGCTGATCCGATCGCCGCGTGGATCAGCCCGGCTGGTCGCCGGTGGCGGCCGGACGAGTGGAATCGGCCGACCACTGCGACCACGACCCTGGATACAGCGTCGCGTCGATGCCGGCGATGGCGAGCGCGGCGATCTGATGGGCAGCCGTCACCCCGGACCCGCAGTACACGGTGGTCGGGGTGCCCGGCTCGACCCCCAGCGCGGAGAAACGCGCACGCAACTCATCCGGTGATCGAAACCGGCCGTCGCCGTTCAGGTTGTCCGCCGTGGGTGCGCTGAGGGCGCCCGGGATGTGGCCGGCCCGAGGATCGACCGGTTCGCTCTCACCGCGGTAGCGTTCGCCGGCGCGGGCATCGAGCAGGATCCCATCGGCGGTCGCGACCCCGTCCACGTCGACGGTCGGAGCGTGACCGCCCGTGAGTTCCACGGTGCCGTGTGACGACGCCGTCTCCTCACCGGACAGAAGGTCGAGGTCCGCGTCCCGCCACGAGCGCAGCCCACCGTCGAGCAGCATCACGTCGGTCAGCCCCGCCCACCGCAGCAGCCACCAGGCACGTGCCGCCGCCTGATTGCCGTTGTCGTCGTAGGCGACGACGGTGGAGTCGGGGTCGATGCCCCAGCGACGCGCCGCGTCCTGCAGCGCAGCGATGTCCGGCAGCGGGTGCCGGCCGTCGCGCGGCCCGGCCGGTGAGGCGAGGTCGGTGTTCAGGTCGACGTAGATCGCGCCGGGGATGTGGCCGTTGCGATAGTGCTCATGGCCGCGATCGTCGCCGAGTTGCCACCGCACGTCGAGCAGAACCGGCGGGTCGACACCCTCGAGTCGGGCACGGAGTTCGTCGGCGGTGATCGTCACTTCGGTCATCGCGGTGATCCTGCCAGTGCGCCGACGAACCGGCCAGCGGTCACATCGCCCGGCGTCCGCGCGGAAGTTTCCGGCGGCGTTCGACGTTGAACGGCGCTGAGCAGTTTCACGCCCACGAGAGGACGACCGTGACGATCACCCGGGACACCGACACCTTCACCACCGACTGGCAGCGTTGGCACGCCCAACGGGTCGGTGCGGCGAAGGCGGCCTACGGCCTGGCCGCGGTGACCGGAACGCACTGGATCGGTGCGGAGCCCTCCGACTACCCCGGCG
This window of the Williamsia phyllosphaerae genome carries:
- a CDS encoding sulfurtransferase: MTEVTITADELRARLEGVDPPVLLDVRWQLGDDRGHEHYRNGHIPGAIYVDLNTDLASPAGPRDGRHPLPDIAALQDAARRWGIDPDSTVVAYDDNGNQAAARAWWLLRWAGLTDVMLLDGGLRSWRDADLDLLSGEETASSHGTVELTGGHAPTVDVDGVATADGILLDARAGERYRGESEPVDPRAGHIPGALSAPTADNLNGDGRFRSPDELRARFSALGVEPGTPTTVYCGSGVTAAHQIAALAIAGIDATLYPGSWSQWSADSTRPAATGDQPG